The following are from one region of the Mycetohabitans rhizoxinica HKI 454 genome:
- a CDS encoding GspH/FimT family pseudopilin, producing the protein MIARRAAACGAGRVQPCRGARAVAGFTLLEMLVVLVIAGILISMATLTATRNPRTDLNEQAQRLALLFESAGDEAQVRSQPIAWVPVAGGYRFEARTADGWRALRDDLLASRRWDTEVTGVAIRYPGSDETVSRIVFGVESIDTPVEVTLYSAIGQVSIVGNGNGRFEVR; encoded by the coding sequence ATGATCGCCCGTCGTGCCGCGGCGTGTGGCGCTGGCCGCGTGCAGCCGTGCCGAGGCGCGCGCGCGGTGGCCGGCTTCACGCTGTTGGAAATGCTGGTGGTGCTGGTGATCGCGGGCATCCTGATATCGATGGCGACGCTGACGGCAACGCGCAATCCTCGCACAGATCTGAACGAGCAGGCGCAGCGTTTGGCGTTGCTGTTCGAGTCGGCCGGCGACGAGGCGCAGGTGCGTTCCCAGCCGATCGCTTGGGTGCCGGTGGCGGGCGGCTATCGCTTCGAGGCACGCACCGCGGATGGCTGGCGTGCACTGCGTGACGACCTACTTGCGTCGCGTCGCTGGGACACGGAAGTAACCGGGGTGGCGATACGTTATCCAGGTTCGGACGAGACGGTCAGCCGAATCGTGTTCGGGGTGGAGAGCATCGACACGCCGGTAGAGGTCACGCTTTATTCGGCGATCGGCCAGGTCAGCATCGTCGGCAATGGCAATGGCCGCTTCGAGGTGCGTTGA
- the gspG gene encoding type II secretion system major pseudopilin GspG: protein MQYARPTIRRQAGTPAHRQRGFTLIEIMVVIAILGILAALVVPKIMSRPDQARRVAAGQDIHTIMDALKLYRLDNGRYPTQEQGLRALIQKPATDPVPNNWKEGGYLEKLPNDPWGNPYQYLNPGVHGEIDVFSYGADGKPGGEGNDADIGSWQ, encoded by the coding sequence ATGCAATACGCAAGACCAACAATTCGCCGCCAGGCCGGCACGCCGGCGCACCGCCAGCGTGGTTTCACGCTGATTGAGATTATGGTCGTGATCGCGATTCTTGGGATCCTGGCCGCCCTGGTGGTGCCCAAGATCATGAGTCGTCCCGACCAGGCACGCCGCGTGGCGGCGGGCCAGGACATTCATACGATCATGGATGCGCTGAAGCTGTATCGGCTCGACAACGGCCGGTATCCGACACAGGAGCAAGGTTTGCGAGCGTTGATCCAGAAGCCGGCGACCGATCCGGTGCCAAACAATTGGAAGGAAGGGGGCTACCTCGAGAAGCTGCCGAATGATCCCTGGGGTAACCCGTATCAGTACCTGAACCCGGGCGTGCACGGCGAAATCGACGTGTTCAGCTATGGCGCCGATGGTAAGCCAGGCGGTGAGGGCAACGACGCTGACATCGGTTCGTGGCAGTAG